The following proteins are co-located in the Vigna angularis cultivar LongXiaoDou No.4 chromosome 2, ASM1680809v1, whole genome shotgun sequence genome:
- the LOC108328014 gene encoding uncharacterized protein At3g28850 produces the protein MGCASSKQKRCRCCNAPRSYPMHVHHPPQAEGDSYHVVALTSTTLGTLKLNSPASTQNFTGNCDHDFNISNGKVSNTKSLRFDNERFVQRLEEKEKSSVSEKERKDEFSIGLIEAKTWSSMIEQKLPTVFPKTPIRTPPGEPETINTWELMEDLEDTTNFRSPSHYRSFSFDANGDNVDEGDVDVDPPKMSVVASPKPIWLLMTEEESRLNSAISDFDPELISSFRKSFQHLSPDSPFHLRPASSDEEMQGTKRGSSFTDDVNVGEPCGKYKVVVLYFTSLRGVRKTYEDCCQVRMILKGLGVKVDERDVSMHSRFKEELRELLGDGYGGLVLPRVFLGDNYIGGTEEIQRLHEDGRLEKLLGCCEKIEDSVGGDGGGVCEGCGDIRFVPCETCSGSCKIYYEGDEDEEEYVHGELGECGFQRCPDCNENGLIRCPMCCC, from the coding sequence ATGGGTTGCGCGAGTTCAAAGCAAAAGCGATGTCGGTGCTGCAATGCTCCGAGAAGCTACCCAATGCACGTCCATCACCCACCTCAAGCAGAAGGCGATAGCTACCATGTTGTGGCACTCACTTCCACAACACTGGGCACTCTCAAACTCAATTCCCCTGCTTCAACTCAAAATTTTACTGGGAATTGTGATCACGATTTCAATATTTCCAATGGGAAGGTTAGTAACACAAAAAGTTTAAGGTTTGATAACGAAAGGTTTGTCCAAAGGCTggaggagaaagagaagagttCAGTATctgagaaagagagaaaagatgaGTTCTCAATAGGGCTAATTGAGGCTAAGACTTGGTCCAGCATGATTGAGCAAAAGTTGCCAACAGTTTTTCCAAAGACCCCAATTAGAACACCGCCCGGTGAGCCTGAGACAATCAACACATGGGAACTCATGGAAGACCTTGAAGACACCACCAATTTCCGGTCGCCGAGTCACTACCGGAGCTTCTCTTTTGATGCCAATGGTGACAATGTTGATGAGGGAGATGTGGATGTTGATCCACCCAAAATGAGTGTCGTTGCTTCTCCAAAACCCATTTGGCTTCTGATGACTGAGGAGGAATCAAGACTGAACTCTGCAATCTCAGATTTTGATCCTGAATTGATTTCCTCATTCAGGAAGTCCTTCCAACATCTCTCTCCGGATAGCCCCTTCCATCTTCGACCGGCGTCGAGTGATGAAGAGATGCAAGGGACTAAAAGGGGGTCCTCATTTACGGATGATGTTAATGTCGGTGAACCATGCGGAAAGTACAAGGTGGTGGTGTTGTACTTCACCAGCTTACGCGGCGTGCGAAAGACTTACGAGGATTGCTGCCAAGTGAGAATGATTCTCAAGGGATTGGGAGTGAAGGTGGATGAGAGAGATGTATCCATGCACTCAAGGTTCAAGGAAGAGCTTAGAGAGCTATTGGGTGATGGGTATGGTGGTTTAGTATTGCCAAGGGTGTTTCTAGGGGACAACTACATTGGTGGAACAGAGGAAATTCAGAGGTTGCATGAAGACGGGAGACTCGAGAAGCTTTTGGGTTGTTGTGAGAAGATTGAGGACAGTGTCGGAGGTGATGGAGGGGGAGTGTGTGAGGGTTGTGGGGATATAAGGTTTGTTCCCTGTGAAACCTGTTCTGGAAGTTGTAAAATTTACTATGAaggagatgaagatgaagaagaatatgTTCATGGTGAGTTGGGAGAGTGTGGATTCCAGCGTTGCCCTGATTGCAATGAAAATGGACTAATTCGTTGCCCCATGTGTTGCTGTTAG